One genomic segment of Clostridium saccharoperbutylacetonicum N1-4(HMT) includes these proteins:
- a CDS encoding electron transfer flavoprotein subunit beta/FixA family protein, with the protein MNIVVCVKQVPDTTAVKIDPKTGTLIRDGVPSIMNPEDKHALEGALQLKEQVGGKVTVVSMGLPMAKAVLREALCMGADEAILLTDRAMGGADTLATSKAIAGVIAKLDYDLVFAGRQAIDGDTAQVGPEIAEHLNIPQVTYVQDVKVEEKSLIVSRALEDGHQVIEVKTPCLLTAIEELNETRYMNVAKIFETSDDEIKVMSAADIDVDVAELGLKGSPTKVKKSMTKEVKGAGEIVREAPKNAAYYVVGKLKEKHYI; encoded by the coding sequence ATGAATATAGTAGTTTGTGTAAAACAAGTTCCAGATACCACAGCAGTAAAAATAGATCCTAAAACTGGTACATTAATAAGAGATGGTGTTCCATCAATAATGAACCCAGAGGATAAACATGCTTTAGAAGGTGCGTTACAATTAAAAGAACAAGTTGGAGGAAAAGTTACTGTAGTTAGTATGGGACTTCCAATGGCTAAAGCAGTTTTAAGAGAAGCATTATGTATGGGAGCCGATGAAGCTATCCTATTAACAGATAGAGCTATGGGAGGAGCTGATACTTTAGCTACTTCAAAAGCAATAGCTGGTGTAATAGCAAAATTAGATTATGATTTAGTATTTGCTGGAAGACAAGCGATTGATGGAGATACTGCACAAGTTGGTCCAGAAATAGCTGAACATTTAAATATTCCTCAAGTAACTTATGTTCAAGATGTTAAAGTTGAAGAGAAATCATTAATTGTAAGCAGAGCATTAGAAGACGGACATCAAGTAATTGAAGTTAAAACTCCATGTTTATTAACTGCAATCGAAGAATTAAATGAAACAAGATATATGAATGTTGCAAAAATCTTCGAAACTTCTGATGATGAAATCAAAGTTATGAGTGCAGCTGATATAGATGTAGATGTAGCTGAATTAGGACTTAAAGGTTCACCTACAAAGGTTAAGAAGTCAATGACTAAAGAAGTTAAGGGCGCAGGAGAAATCGTAAGAGAAGCACCTAAAAATGCAGCATACTATGTTGTAGGAAAATTAAAAGAAAAACACTACATCTAA